TATAAATTAGCAATGAAAAGAAAAATCTAATCTACGTTAGATAGGATTATTTGAATCCAAATTATTCTTGGAACAAAGTAAGGCAAAAGAAAAGCAAGAACGATGAGATGGTTTCATGATATGTCTAGTACGGCGAATATGTGCCATAAGAGAAAGACCCTTACCGGGATTATACTCCCTAGTATAATTATGCACTAACATAAAATCCCTCCAAACTTTATGCTACGTTACTGTTTAACGTTACTGTTTAACGTTACTGTTTAACGTTACTGTTTAACGTTACTGTTTAACGTTACTGTTTAACGTTACTGTTTAACGTTACTGTTTAACGTTACTGTTTAACGTTACTGTTTAACGTTACTGTTTAACGTTACTGTTTAACGTTACTGTTTAACGTTACTGTTTAACAATGGGTACATTTTGATACCGGATTAATATGATGTCAATAGCTAAATAATGAAAAAAGATATTTTTTTATAAATTTTGACAAAGATCACATAATTACCCCATATTAACCTTTTATAAAGCCTCATTAAAGTACATAATAATTTTAAAATATATGTCTATTTCCCCACTAAAAAATATTTAATATTTATTTAACAATCAATATCTAACTAAATAAATTTAGGATAATTATTTTAAAGTGATCTGCTTACTTTATTTTTTAAATAGATTAAGAATAATAAACGCTATTTCAGCAAAAATAATATTCTCTAAATCCCCTCAACACTTGCCTTAGAACAGCCAACATACATATATAAAATATCGTTATCAGCATTTTATTATCAGTTCGTTTTCTGCTCTGATTTAAATACAGAAAATAAAAAGTAGCGCAGCATCACCAAAATGTAAGCACAAATTTCATTTGCCCGCAACCGCCTGCCAACATATAATAATGATTATCATTATTAAATAAATCATAAAAGAGAAGTACAATACCAATGAAGTTAGAGAAGAGATTAATAGTTCTAACTCTTTTTCTCAGCATTATCTCCTCCTTTTCGGAGGCACATAATGAAGGGAAAAAAACTAATAAAATTCAACTAGATCCTATCAATGTAATGATTGCTGACGATACCGTCATTTATGATGAAAATTTATTAAAGTCCTATGTTAATACCGGTTCCTACTCTTATCTTACTAAATCGGATATTGCCACTTTTCGAGGCAGTTCTGTTGGTGACTTCCTTTCAGGTGTACCCGGAGTCATTGTAGGAAATAAACGTAATAGTGGCGCATTGTCTTTAAATATTAGAGGGATAGCAAATGAAAATCGAATCCCTGTCTATGTGGATAATGGGTTACAATCCGTTCCCTCTTGGCAGGGTTATGCAGGCTCATCAAGCCGAACTTATTTAGATCCGGATTTTATTAGTCAAATAGAAATAGAAAAAGGTCCCTCTTTAGCCGCAGATGCAACGGGTGCGATTGGCGGAGTGGTTCGTATTAATACACTTGGTTGGAAAGATATTATTTCCGATGACAAAAACTGGGGAATTTTGCTTAGATTAGGAACCATAACTAACACTATCTCACCACCAACACGTTATACTAAAGGCGGTTACCAAACCCGATATATTAGTGAATGTATTAGTAATGAATCGGGGTTATGCCAAGTACAAACACATTCTCCTAATGCCCGTTACGCACATTCTCCTCATTTAGATCTTAATAGCTATAACTATAGTGTTGCCATTGCCAACAAATGGAAAAATGGTGATGTTGTTTTTGCATACGCAAAGCGAAAACAAGGCAATTATTTTGTCGGTCGCCATGGACAAACGCCTAAAATTGATAAAATTAAAACTGAGGATGATTATGTTGAAATAAACGAAGAATACGAAAAAATCAAATCTTCAACACTGTACTTTAAAAAAAACCGCAGTACATTATACCGAGCAGGTGAAGAGGCATTAAACTCTTCACAAAATAACCGCTCTTATTTAGCAAAAGCAAATTTTTATAATGAACATCACAAATTTAGCTTATCCTATAGCCGTTACCAAAGTAAATTTGGTGAAATTATGAGCTCAATCTTGGGGTTTCGAGCCAATGGTGCATTGCAAGGAGAAGGAACAGAAATTAAGGTAGATCGTTACAATGTCAATTATCAATATAACCCGAGTACAGCTTACATAAACCTAAATCTAAATGCCTATTACACAAAAAGTGACTCCTCAAACTTCACACCATTAATTGAAGAGTTTGGCTATTCACTTTCAAGTCGCCATGCTCATTTTTTAATATCAAGACAAAAAGGCATCAGCTTTGACAATACCAGTATTATCCAAATCAATGATCGACCTCTAACCTTGAAATATGGTGTGGCACATAGTTACGAGAGAATTTATCAACCCCGTCACGCTCAAGCTCGCGTCAGAGCAAAAGGTTATCCTGAAAATGCGATTGCTCCACTTTATGTCCGTGATGGAAAACGCACAGAAACAAGCAGTTTCATCAATATAAATTATTCGCTAATGGATTGGCTAAAAATTGATACTGGAATTCGTTATTTTTACTCAAAAACTTATGATTATGTAGTAAGAGAAGAAAAAAATTATATTAAAGATAAAATCACCAAAAATGCAGCAGGCAGAGTAATATATACGCCTGTTTATGAAAAAATAGTACATCAACAAGCTCCTATCACAAATAAAGGATTTTCACCCATTGTGATGTTGAGCACTGATATTGCAAAAGGGACGACCGTTTATGCCAAATACGCCCAAGCATTACGTTCACCCAGCTTATTCCAAGCAACTAAAGGATGGAGTATGCAAAATACCAGTGATAATTTGGAACAACTGAAGCCTGAACGAGCCAAAAACTGGGAGGTTGGTATTAGCGGTGTATATGAAAATATAGGGAAACAAGATAATATCTTGGGTATAAAACTTGTCTATTTTAATAATGCCATTGACGATTATCTAACTCGCAGCTTTGATCGTAATAGCGGAAAAACACAAACAATCAATTTAAAAAAAGCTAAATATGAAGGTGTTGAGTTCTCGGCATATTATGATATGCGAAAATTTTATGCAAAACTTAGTGGCTCTTATTACACTAAAACTCGTTTTTGCTTAACGCCTGAACAAAGAGGTGATCGAGATGCTCAATGCTATAATGGTTATGTTTATGGCAGTAATGTAAATAATACTATTCCCCCAAAAATCAACTTATACTTAACCTTAGGTTCACGTTGGCTAGATGAAAAACTAGAGATAGGGACTCGCTATAGTTATTACAGTAAACGTATTACTCCTGTATTGAGCGATACGACGTCAAGTATTGACTGGTCACCTTATACTTTAATTGATTTATATGCTAATTACGACGTATCAAACCATCTACGATTAACAATGACTGTGGACAATTTATTAAATCGTTATTATTTAGATATCAATAACATGGGACTAAATACTGCACCAGGAAGAACCCTACATTTAGGATTAGAATACAAATTCTAACTAACCTATAGCGTCTTTCCCAGATGTTGTATAAATACCTGTTTTTGAAAAAATACATTCAGATACAGGTATTTATACTATTTGGTATAGGCTTCAATTTAAATCACTTTACATCGTTTTATAGCGGTTAATAAAAGATCAGTAATAGCCTATTACAAACTCAAATGTAAATCCTGTAATGAATACACTTCACAATGATCAATACTTTTAACCCCTTCAGCTATCGCTTCGCCACCGGCTAATGTCGTTTGAATAAATACCCTTTGCTGTAACGCACTGTGGCGAATAGCATGTCCGTCTGTGACAGTTTCTTGCAATTGCCCTGGGGTATTAATGATCATGGCAATTTCACCGTTTTTAATCGCATCAACAACATGTGGACGACCTTCGCGCACTTTATTGATAATTTGTGCAGTAATTCCGTTTTCCCGTAAAAATCTTGCCGTTCCTAAGGTGGCGCATAAACCATAACCTTGTTCTTGCAATTTCTCAGCAATAGGTAACAGCCGCGCTTTATCCTTATCATCAACCGACATAAACACTTTACCTACTTTTGGAATACGTTCATTCGCGCCTAATTGCGATTTTAAGTAGGCTTCAGAGAAAGTACGTCCTACCCCCATCACTTCACCGGTAGAGCGCATTTCAGGACCTAACACGGTATCCACGCCCGGGAATTTAATAAACGGGAATACCGCCTCTTTGACCGAATAAAAGTGCGGTATAATTTCGCCATGAATTCCTTGCTCCTGCAAGCTAATTCCCGCCATTACCCGCGCCGCAATTTTCGCCAAGGATCTGCCGGTAGCTTTACTCACAAAGGGAACAGTTCGGCTAGCGCGCGGATTGACTTCCAATACATAAATCACATTTTCTTGTACCGCAAATTGAACGTTCATCAATCCAATCACATTCAACGCTTTCGCCATTTCCGCCGTTTGGCGGCGAATTTCATCTTGAATAGATTGGCTTAATGAATACGGTGGCAAAGAACAGGCGGAGTCGCCACTGTGAATACCGGCTTGTTCAATATGCTGCATAATCCCGCCTATAATCACTTCTTTGCCATCACAAATACAATCAACGTCTACCTCAATGGCATTGTTTAAGAAATGATCTAACAAAATCGGACTATCGTCCGAAACCTGTACCGCTTCGCGCATATATTTATTCAATTCATCCACATTATACACGATTTGCATAGCGCGACCGCCCAAGACATAAGATGGACGCACCACCAACGGATAACCCACTTCCTCTGCCAACTGCACCGCTTCTTGCGCATTGTGTGCCGTCCGGTTATTCGGTTGTTTTAGCCCAAGATCTTGCAAGATTTTTTGGAAACGTTCGCGATCTTCTGCCGCATCAATGCTGTCTGCGGAAGTGCCGATAATATTGACTCCGTTTTCATGCAACGCATTCGCCAGTTTTAATGGCGTTTGACCGCCATAATGCACAATGACGCCATCAGGTTTTTCAATGTGAATAATTTCCAACACATCTTCTAAAGTCAATGGTTCAAAATACAAACGATCGGAGGTATCAAAATCGGTAGAAACAGTTTCCGGATTACAGTTCACCATAATGGTTTCAAAGCCACTTTCACGCAACGCCAATGCCGCATGAACACAGCAATAATCAAACTCAATCCCTTGTCCGATACGGTTTGGACCGCCGCCTAAGATCATAATTTTTTGCTTATCACTCGGACGACTTTCGCATTCTTCTTCATAACAAGAATACAAATAAGCGGTATCCGACGTAAATTCGCCAGCACAGGTATCCACACGTTTATATACCGGATGTAAATTTAATAAATGACGTTTATTTCTGACCGCACTTTCGCCCGCTTTGGTTAATTGACCGATACGTTTATCGGAAAAGCCTTTACGTTTTAAGCGACGCAATTCAGCATAATCCAACTCATCTAAACTACGTTTTTCCAGCGCCAATTCTTCTTGAACCAAATCTTGGATTTGAATTAAGAACCAAGGATCAATTTTGGAATAATGGTACACTTCTTCCAAACTAAAGCCTGCACCAAAAGCATCCGCCACATAAAGAATGCGATTCGGTCCCGGATTGCCTAATTCTGTCCGAATTTTTTCCGGTTCTTCCGACAATAAATTAAAACCGCAAATACCGGTTTCCAAACCACGCAAGGCTTTTTGCAAACTTTCTTGGAAAGTTCTCCCCATCGCCATCACTTCGCCCACAGATTTCATTTGGGTCGTCAAACGATCGTCAGCTTTCGGGAATTTTTCAAAGGCGAAACGTGGCACTTTGGTCACCACATAATCAATAGAGGGTTCAAATGATGCCGGAATTAACCCGCCCGTAATATCATTGCGCAATTCATTTAAGGTATAACCGACCGCCAATTTCGCAGCAACTTTAGCAATTGGGAAGCCGGTTGCTTTAGATGCCAACGCCGAAGAACGACTCACGCGCGGGTTCATTTCAATCACGATCATTTCGCCATTTTCTGGGTTAACCGCAAATTGCACGTTTGCCCCGCCGGTATCCACGCCGATTTCGCGCAACACTGCAAGCGAAGCATTACGCATAATTTGATATTCTTTATCGGTCAAGGTTTGTGCCGGCGCCACGGTAATGGAGTCGCCAGTATGCACGCCCATCGGGTCAAAGTTTTCAATCGAACACACGATAATACAATTATCCGCTTTATCGCGTACCACTTCCATTTCATATTCTTTCCAACCCAGCACAGATTGCTCAATCAATAATTCATGGGTTGGCGAGGCTTCAAAACCGCGTTCACAAATTGCATAAAATTCATCTTTGTTATACGCAATCCCGCCACCGGAACCGCCCATGGTGAACGATGGACGAATTAGCGTTGGGAAGCCCACTTGCTCTTGCGCTTTCCAAGCTTCTTCAAAGCTATGTGCCACAAAAGATTTCGGCGTAAACAAGCCAATTTTGGTCATTGCCTCTTTAAAACGTCCGCGATCTTCCGCTTTATCAATGGCATCTTCCGTCGCACCAATTAATTCCACATTGTATTTTTTCAACACCCCATTTTTGGATAAATCTAGCGCACAATTCAGCGCAGTTTGACCGCCCATGGTTGGCAAAATCGCGTCCGGACGTTCTTTTTCAATGATTTTTTCGACGGTTTGCCATTGAATTGGTTCAATATAGGTCACATCCGCCATATTCGGATCGGTCATAATGGTTGCCGGGTTGGAATTCACCAACACCACTTTATAACCTTCTTCACGCAGCGCTTTACACGCCTGCGCGCCTGAATAGTCGAATTCGCACGCCTGCCCGATAACAATCGGACCAGCTCCAATAATTAAAATCGTGTTTATATCTGTACGTTTTGGCATTTTTTATATCTCTTTAAAATTCGTTCAATTATAACCGCACTTTTGGTCAGTTACCTACCCAAGCCTCTCCGTCACAAAACCTTAAACTTTGGCTTTGCGGAGTTCATCAACAAATTTATCAAACAAATACGCCACATCATTCGGTCCTGGACTTGCTTCTGGGTGACCTTGGAAAGAAAACGCCGATTGATTTGTTAATTCAATACCTTGCACGGAATTATCAAACAAAGAGCGGTGCGTTATTTTCACGTTTTGTGGCAAGCTGTGTTCATCGACTTCAAATCCATGGTTTTGGCTGGTAATCATCACTTTTTGGCTTGCCAAATCTTGTACCGGATGGTTGGCACCATGGTGACCAAATGCCATTTTTTTGGTTTTCCCACCACTTGCTAAACCAAGTAATTGATGTCCCAAACAAATGCCGAAAATCGGTTTTTGGCTCAATAATAATTTTTGAATTGCCCCAATCGCATAATGGCAAGGCTCCGGATCGCCCGGTCCGTTGGAAAGGAAAATACCGTCCGGATTTAACGCCAATACCGCATCCGCAGAGGTTTTCGCCGGTACGACAGTAACGCGACAACCGCGCTGTGCCAACATTCTTAAAATATTGCGTTTAACCCCGAAATCATAAGCCACCACATGATATTGCGGGTTGGCTTGCGCCACATAACCCATGCCTAATTGCCATTCTCCTTCTTTCCATTGATACAATTCTTTGCACGTGACTTCTTGCGCTAAATCTTTACCCGCCATTGAACCGAAACTTTTAGCCAGTTCCAAGGCTTTCGCCTCATCCACTTCACCGGTCATAATACAACCGGCTTGTGCGCCTTTATCGCGTAAAATACGGGTTAAACGGCGCGTATCAATATCCGCAATCGCCACGACATTATGTTGTTTAAGATAA
This sequence is a window from [Pasteurella] mairii. Protein-coding genes within it:
- the hasR_1 gene encoding heme acquisition system receptor; the protein is MKLEKRLIVLTLFLSIISSFSEAHNEGKKTNKIQLDPINVMIADDTVIYDENLLKSYVNTGSYSYLTKSDIATFRGSSVGDFLSGVPGVIVGNKRNSGALSLNIRGIANENRIPVYVDNGLQSVPSWQGYAGSSSRTYLDPDFISQIEIEKGPSLAADATGAIGGVVRINTLGWKDIISDDKNWGILLRLGTITNTISPPTRYTKGGYQTRYISECISNESGLCQVQTHSPNARYAHSPHLDLNSYNYSVAIANKWKNGDVVFAYAKRKQGNYFVGRHGQTPKIDKIKTEDDYVEINEEYEKIKSSTLYFKKNRSTLYRAGEEALNSSQNNRSYLAKANFYNEHHKFSLSYSRYQSKFGEIMSSILGFRANGALQGEGTEIKVDRYNVNYQYNPSTAYINLNLNAYYTKSDSSNFTPLIEEFGYSLSSRHAHFLISRQKGISFDNTSIIQINDRPLTLKYGVAHSYERIYQPRHAQARVRAKGYPENAIAPLYVRDGKRTETSSFININYSLMDWLKIDTGIRYFYSKTYDYVVREEKNYIKDKITKNAAGRVIYTPVYEKIVHQQAPITNKGFSPIVMLSTDIAKGTTVYAKYAQALRSPSLFQATKGWSMQNTSDNLEQLKPERAKNWEVGISGVYENIGKQDNILGIKLVYFNNAIDDYLTRSFDRNSGKTQTINLKKAKYEGVEFSAYYDMRKFYAKLSGSYYTKTRFCLTPEQRGDRDAQCYNGYVYGSNVNNTIPPKINLYLTLGSRWLDEKLEIGTRYSYYSKRITPVLSDTTSSIDWSPYTLIDLYANYDVSNHLRLTMTVDNLLNRYYLDINNMGLNTAPGRTLHLGLEYKF
- the carB gene encoding carbamoyl-phosphate synthase large subunit yields the protein MPKRTDINTILIIGAGPIVIGQACEFDYSGAQACKALREEGYKVVLVNSNPATIMTDPNMADVTYIEPIQWQTVEKIIEKERPDAILPTMGGQTALNCALDLSKNGVLKKYNVELIGATEDAIDKAEDRGRFKEAMTKIGLFTPKSFVAHSFEEAWKAQEQVGFPTLIRPSFTMGGSGGGIAYNKDEFYAICERGFEASPTHELLIEQSVLGWKEYEMEVVRDKADNCIIVCSIENFDPMGVHTGDSITVAPAQTLTDKEYQIMRNASLAVLREIGVDTGGANVQFAVNPENGEMIVIEMNPRVSRSSALASKATGFPIAKVAAKLAVGYTLNELRNDITGGLIPASFEPSIDYVVTKVPRFAFEKFPKADDRLTTQMKSVGEVMAMGRTFQESLQKALRGLETGICGFNLLSEEPEKIRTELGNPGPNRILYVADAFGAGFSLEEVYHYSKIDPWFLIQIQDLVQEELALEKRSLDELDYAELRRLKRKGFSDKRIGQLTKAGESAVRNKRHLLNLHPVYKRVDTCAGEFTSDTAYLYSCYEEECESRPSDKQKIMILGGGPNRIGQGIEFDYCCVHAALALRESGFETIMVNCNPETVSTDFDTSDRLYFEPLTLEDVLEIIHIEKPDGVIVHYGGQTPLKLANALHENGVNIIGTSADSIDAAEDRERFQKILQDLGLKQPNNRTAHNAQEAVQLAEEVGYPLVVRPSYVLGGRAMQIVYNVDELNKYMREAVQVSDDSPILLDHFLNNAIEVDVDCICDGKEVIIGGIMQHIEQAGIHSGDSACSLPPYSLSQSIQDEIRRQTAEMAKALNVIGLMNVQFAVQENVIYVLEVNPRASRTVPFVSKATGRSLAKIAARVMAGISLQEQGIHGEIIPHFYSVKEAVFPFIKFPGVDTVLGPEMRSTGEVMGVGRTFSEAYLKSQLGANERIPKVGKVFMSVDDKDKARLLPIAEKLQEQGYGLCATLGTARFLRENGITAQIINKVREGRPHVVDAIKNGEIAMIINTPGQLQETVTDGHAIRHSALQQRVFIQTTLAGGEAIAEGVKSIDHCEVYSLQDLHLSL
- the carA gene encoding carbamoyl-phosphate synthase small subunit, with protein sequence MSEQAILVLADGSVFHGRSIGADGYTIGEVVFNTAMTGYQEILTDPSYYQQLVTLTYPHIGNTGTNDEDFESCNVYASGLIIRDLPLLHSNFRSNASLSDYLKQHNVVAIADIDTRRLTRILRDKGAQAGCIMTGEVDEAKALELAKSFGSMAGKDLAQEVTCKELYQWKEGEWQLGMGYVAQANPQYHVVAYDFGVKRNILRMLAQRGCRVTVVPAKTSADAVLALNPDGIFLSNGPGDPEPCHYAIGAIQKLLLSQKPIFGICLGHQLLGLASGGKTKKMAFGHHGANHPVQDLASQKVMITSQNHGFEVDEHSLPQNVKITHRSLFDNSVQGIELTNQSAFSFQGHPEASPGPNDVAYLFDKFVDELRKAKV
- a CDS encoding Protein of uncharacterised function (DUF2618) → MLVHNYTREYNPGKGLSLMAHIRRTRHIMKPSHRSCFSFALLCSKNNLDSNNPI